The Streptomyces sp. NBC_01244 genome contains a region encoding:
- a CDS encoding bifunctional DNA primase/polymerase → MGSESGRVKRGEQSRISQWLRRKPKPDAADPAREREALLLAVAAAGLPISPAAHPAGYRCSCDRIGCPTPARHPVSFAWQTQSTTDRAQVERWARNQPAANFITATGMVHDVLDVPLEAGHSALERLLAAGIEVGPVAESGGTGDQARMLFFTATRGTPEDEDEWWPCELDCHPETMDEHPGLRWHCRGSYVLVPPAALPGDLSVSWLRGMEHPLVDPLTLLETLTDACATYAGASDQTPATVAWPLGR, encoded by the coding sequence ATGGGGTCTGAGTCGGGCCGCGTCAAACGCGGCGAGCAGAGCAGGATTTCCCAGTGGCTGCGCCGCAAGCCCAAACCCGACGCCGCGGACCCCGCACGAGAACGCGAAGCCCTGCTGCTGGCCGTGGCCGCGGCGGGTCTGCCGATCTCGCCCGCCGCGCATCCCGCCGGCTACCGGTGTTCGTGCGACCGGATCGGCTGTCCGACTCCCGCGCGCCACCCCGTCTCCTTCGCCTGGCAGACGCAGTCCACGACGGACCGCGCGCAGGTCGAGCGCTGGGCGCGCAACCAGCCCGCGGCCAACTTCATCACCGCGACGGGCATGGTCCACGACGTACTGGACGTCCCTCTGGAAGCCGGGCACAGCGCGCTGGAACGCCTGCTGGCCGCCGGCATCGAGGTCGGTCCGGTCGCGGAATCGGGCGGTACGGGCGACCAGGCCCGGATGCTCTTCTTCACCGCGACCCGGGGCACGCCCGAGGACGAGGACGAGTGGTGGCCCTGTGAACTGGACTGCCACCCCGAGACGATGGACGAGCACCCCGGACTGCGCTGGCACTGCCGCGGCAGCTACGTACTGGTGCCGCCCGCGGCCCTGCCGGGGGACCTCTCGGTGTCCTGGCTCCGCGGCATGGAGCACCCGCTCGTCGATCCGCTGACCCTGCTGGAAACCCTCACGGACGCGTGCGCCACGTATGCCGGCGCCTCCGACCAGACCCCCGCCACGGTCGCCTGGCCCCTGGGCCGCTGA
- a CDS encoding small ribosomal subunit Rsm22 family protein, translated as MNDSATTTAETLRSALAGLLEGLPQKQATAAVERLIANYRGQIPTHTPVLRNRSDVAAYAAYRMPATFEAVRSALDGLAEAAPGWSPASHVDVGGGTGAAAWAADAIWGGPRETAVLDWADPALDLGKELAAASSSPVLRAAEWRRTVIGAGLTLPEADLVTVSYVLGELTPEARREVVAEAARAGQAVAVVEPGTPEGYLRIREARDQLIEAGLRVAAPCPHDGTCPIEVGKDWCHFSARVSRSSLHRQIKGGSLPYEDEKFSYVAATRFPVEPAASRITRRPQIRKGLVLLELCGPESEGQTRVNVTKRHGDLYKAARDADWGQEWPPPQEV; from the coding sequence GTGAACGACTCCGCCACCACCACCGCCGAAACCCTGCGCAGCGCCCTCGCCGGGCTGCTCGAAGGCCTCCCGCAGAAGCAGGCCACGGCCGCCGTGGAGCGGCTGATCGCCAACTACCGCGGCCAGATCCCGACCCACACCCCCGTCCTGCGCAACCGCTCCGACGTGGCCGCGTACGCGGCGTACCGGATGCCCGCCACCTTCGAGGCCGTACGGTCCGCCCTGGACGGGCTCGCCGAGGCGGCCCCGGGCTGGTCCCCGGCCTCGCACGTGGACGTGGGCGGCGGCACCGGCGCGGCGGCCTGGGCGGCGGACGCCATCTGGGGCGGGCCCCGCGAGACTGCGGTACTGGACTGGGCGGACCCGGCCCTGGACCTGGGCAAGGAGCTGGCCGCGGCCTCCTCCTCGCCGGTGCTGCGGGCCGCCGAGTGGCGGCGGACCGTCATCGGGGCCGGGCTGACGCTCCCGGAGGCGGACCTGGTGACGGTCTCGTACGTCCTGGGCGAGCTGACCCCTGAGGCCCGCCGCGAGGTGGTCGCCGAGGCGGCGCGGGCCGGTCAGGCGGTGGCGGTGGTCGAGCCCGGCACGCCGGAGGGGTACCTGCGCATCCGCGAGGCCCGCGACCAGCTGATCGAGGCCGGGCTGCGGGTCGCGGCCCCGTGCCCGCACGACGGGACCTGCCCGATCGAGGTCGGCAAGGACTGGTGCCACTTCTCGGCCCGGGTCAGCCGCTCCTCCCTGCACCGCCAGATCAAGGGCGGCTCCCTCCCCTACGAGGACGAGAAGTTCAGCTACGTGGCCGCCACCCGCTTCCCGGTGGAGCCGGCCGCCTCCCGGATCACCCGCAGGCCGCAGATCCGGAAGGGGCTGGTCCTGCTGGAGCTGTGCGGACCCGAGTCCGAGGGGCAGACCCGGGTCAACGTGACCAAGCGCCACGGAGACCTGTACAAGGCGGCGCGCGACGCCGACTGGGGCCAGGAGTGGCCGCCTCCGCAGGAGGTCTGA
- a CDS encoding TetR/AcrR family transcriptional regulator has protein sequence MSSSPLPDPGTGTGTAAAPRTPDATRRSDRSRRAILDAALELVGEVGYNKLTIEAIAARAGVGKQTIYRWWPSKAAVLLDASVALAGDAQSEGAWTGFPDTGDLAADLKYVLRATVDEFADERYAAPARALTAAGATDPELGARFTEQLLEPQLALYEERLRSAREAGQLPPDTDLRLTVEMLLGPLTYRWLLRTAPLTHAYADALVDSVLGGAGARP, from the coding sequence ATGAGCTCCAGTCCCCTCCCTGATCCCGGCACCGGCACCGGCACCGCCGCCGCCCCCCGGACCCCGGACGCCACCCGCCGCAGCGACCGCTCGCGGCGGGCCATCCTGGACGCGGCGCTCGAGCTGGTGGGAGAGGTCGGCTACAACAAGCTGACCATCGAGGCCATCGCCGCCCGCGCCGGAGTCGGCAAGCAGACCATCTACCGCTGGTGGCCGTCGAAGGCCGCGGTCCTGCTGGACGCCTCGGTGGCGCTCGCCGGGGACGCGCAGTCCGAGGGGGCGTGGACCGGCTTCCCCGACACCGGTGACCTGGCCGCCGACCTGAAGTACGTACTGCGGGCCACGGTGGACGAGTTCGCCGACGAGCGGTACGCGGCCCCCGCGCGCGCCCTGACGGCGGCCGGCGCCACCGACCCCGAGCTCGGGGCGCGCTTCACCGAGCAGCTCCTCGAGCCCCAGCTCGCGCTGTACGAGGAGCGGTTGCGGTCGGCCCGCGAGGCCGGGCAGCTCCCGCCGGACACCGATCTGCGGCTGACCGTGGAGATGCTGCTCGGACCCCTGACCTACCGCTGGCTGCTGCGCACGGCGCCGCTCACGCACGCGTATGCGGACGCGCTGGTGGACTCGGTGCTGGGCGGAGCCGGCGCGAGACCCTGA
- a CDS encoding RNB domain-containing ribonuclease — protein MPRRHMIMTGADGAALRAALRELRTKLEVPEEFPAPVLAEAERVVRNPLLPDFDATDIPFFTIDPPTSRDLDQAMHLAKRPSGGYRVHYAIADVAAYVTPGGALDAEAHRRVTTLYFPDEKVPLHPAVLSEGAASLLPDQTCPALLWRLDLDAEGRVESTDVRRARVRSRAKLDYDGVQKAIDAGTAEEPLALLKDIGRLREALEAERGGISLNVPEQEIVEHEGSYSLAYRAPLPADGWNAQISLMTGMAAAELMLAAGTGILRTLPTAPDGAVGRLRRAAKALRIDWPHHVPYAELVRGLDPHRPAHAAFLQECTALLRGAGYTVFTGGRTPDPALHAAVAAPYAHCTAPLRRLVDRYTGELCVAAVAGEQPPGWAVDALDALPKEMADGTRLANSAERECVDLVEAALLKDRVGETFEATVIDVKDHEPLVGTVHLEEPAVIGRVESTSAELPLGDRIRVRLTEADPGRAKVLFAPA, from the coding sequence ATGCCACGCCGTCATATGATCATGACCGGCGCAGACGGGGCTGCTCTGCGGGCCGCGCTGCGTGAACTGCGGACGAAGCTGGAGGTGCCGGAGGAGTTCCCGGCGCCCGTACTCGCCGAGGCCGAGCGGGTGGTACGAAACCCCCTCCTGCCGGACTTCGACGCCACCGACATCCCCTTCTTCACGATCGATCCGCCGACCTCCCGCGATCTGGACCAGGCCATGCACCTGGCGAAGCGCCCCTCCGGCGGTTACCGGGTCCACTACGCCATCGCCGACGTCGCCGCCTACGTCACCCCGGGCGGCGCCCTCGACGCCGAGGCCCACCGGCGGGTCACCACCCTCTACTTCCCCGACGAGAAGGTTCCCCTGCACCCGGCCGTGCTCTCGGAGGGCGCCGCCAGCCTGCTCCCCGACCAGACCTGCCCGGCCCTGCTGTGGCGGCTCGACCTGGACGCCGAGGGGCGGGTGGAGAGCACCGACGTCCGCCGTGCACGCGTGCGCAGCCGGGCCAAACTCGACTACGACGGCGTCCAGAAGGCCATCGACGCGGGCACCGCCGAGGAGCCGCTGGCCCTGCTGAAGGACATCGGACGGCTGCGCGAGGCCCTGGAGGCGGAGCGCGGGGGGATCTCGCTGAACGTGCCCGAGCAGGAGATCGTCGAGCACGAGGGCTCGTACAGCCTGGCCTACCGGGCTCCGCTCCCGGCCGACGGCTGGAACGCGCAGATCTCCCTCATGACCGGCATGGCCGCCGCCGAGCTGATGCTCGCCGCCGGGACCGGGATCCTGCGGACCCTGCCGACCGCCCCCGACGGAGCGGTCGGGCGGCTGCGCCGGGCGGCGAAGGCCCTGCGGATCGACTGGCCGCACCACGTCCCGTACGCGGAGCTCGTGCGCGGGCTCGATCCGCACCGGCCCGCCCACGCCGCCTTCCTCCAGGAGTGCACGGCCCTGCTGCGCGGCGCCGGCTACACGGTCTTCACCGGCGGCCGGACCCCGGACCCCGCGCTGCACGCCGCGGTCGCGGCCCCGTACGCCCACTGCACCGCGCCGCTGCGCCGGCTCGTCGACCGGTACACGGGCGAGCTGTGCGTGGCGGCCGTCGCCGGGGAGCAGCCTCCCGGGTGGGCGGTGGACGCGCTCGACGCCCTGCCGAAGGAGATGGCGGACGGGACCCGGCTGGCGAACTCGGCGGAGCGGGAGTGCGTGGACCTGGTGGAGGCGGCGCTCCTCAAGGACCGCGTCGGGGAGACCTTCGAGGCGACGGTCATCGACGTCAAGGACCACGAGCCGCTGGTCGGCACGGTCCACCTGGAGGAGCCGGCGGTGATCGGCCGCGTGGAGTCCACGTCGGCGGAGCTGCCGCTGGGCGACCGGATCAGGGTCCGACTGACGGAAGCGGACCCGGGGCGGGCGAAGGTGCTCTTCGCACCGGCTTAG
- a CDS encoding helix-turn-helix domain-containing protein: protein MGAVDAFDVRAMPAATAGARSARRRPPAAALRSLIINYTGFHTEFTAPRRRLELPTGCVTLVFSFSEGLWVSRTEDLAATRLRPADRAMISGPRTVPAIGVHAGVVHGLEVNMTPQGCYRLFGIPMWHFEDAHVDLVDVLGAPGRHLTERLQALPSWPERFALLDELFCARLDRGPLPAPEVDGALSGLWANTRSLTRVSAATGWSARTVRARFREQVGLSPKAMARVFRLQHALRLLAAGTAAAQVAAVCGYHDQAHLSREVKAMTGLPPSRFVLLRGGLAPGSALDRMAGRVSSVMLSG, encoded by the coding sequence ATGGGAGCGGTCGACGCCTTCGACGTACGCGCGATGCCGGCCGCCACCGCGGGCGCCAGATCGGCCCGCCGCCGCCCGCCGGCCGCCGCGCTGCGATCGCTGATCATCAACTACACGGGGTTCCACACCGAGTTCACGGCCCCGAGGCGCCGTCTGGAGCTGCCCACCGGCTGCGTGACGCTGGTCTTCAGCTTCTCCGAGGGCCTGTGGGTCTCCCGTACGGAGGACCTCGCCGCGACCCGGCTGCGGCCCGCGGACCGGGCCATGATCAGCGGCCCGCGCACGGTGCCGGCGATCGGGGTGCACGCGGGGGTGGTGCACGGGCTGGAGGTGAACATGACCCCGCAGGGCTGCTACCGGCTGTTCGGCATTCCGATGTGGCACTTCGAGGACGCCCACGTGGATCTGGTGGACGTGCTCGGAGCGCCGGGCCGCCACCTCACCGAACGGCTCCAGGCACTCCCCTCGTGGCCCGAGCGCTTCGCCCTGCTCGACGAGCTGTTCTGCGCCCGCCTGGACCGCGGCCCGCTCCCCGCGCCCGAGGTCGACGGCGCCCTCTCCGGACTGTGGGCGAACACCCGCTCCCTGACCCGGGTGAGCGCCGCGACGGGGTGGAGCGCCCGTACCGTACGGGCCCGGTTCCGCGAGCAGGTGGGCCTGTCGCCCAAGGCCATGGCCCGGGTGTTCCGGCTGCAGCACGCCCTGCGGCTGCTGGCGGCGGGAACGGCGGCGGCGCAGGTGGCGGCTGTGTGCGGCTACCACGACCAGGCGCACCTGAGCCGCGAGGTGAAGGCGATGACGGGGCTGCCCCCGTCCCGGTTCGTCCTGCTGCGGGGCGGCCTCGCGCCGGGTTCGGCGCTGGACCGGATGGCGGGCCGGGTCAGCAGCGTGATGCTGTCCGGCTAG
- the yaaA gene encoding peroxide stress protein YaaA, with translation MLVLLPPSEGKAAGGSGAPLKPETLSLPGLAAARAAVLEELVELCVGDELKAREVLGLSEGLRGEVAKNTELPTAVARPAGEIYTGVLYDALGLSTLTPAAASLAAESLLVFSGLWGAVGVEDRIPSYRCSMGVKLPGLGALGAFWREPMASVMPEAAGEGLVLDLRSSAYASAWKPKGEVAGRTATVRVLHSQMVAGVEKRSVVSHFNKATKGRLVRDLLSAGAVPASPAELVTALRDLGFTVEAEAPAKPGKAWSLDVVVTQIH, from the coding sequence GTGCTCGTGCTGCTGCCGCCGTCCGAAGGAAAGGCCGCCGGCGGCTCCGGCGCACCGCTGAAGCCGGAGACGCTCTCGCTGCCGGGGCTGGCCGCGGCCCGCGCCGCCGTGCTGGAGGAACTGGTCGAGCTCTGCGTGGGCGACGAACTGAAGGCCCGCGAGGTGCTCGGCCTGAGCGAGGGCCTGCGCGGTGAGGTCGCCAAGAACACGGAGCTGCCGACGGCGGTCGCCCGCCCGGCCGGCGAGATCTACACGGGCGTCCTCTACGACGCGCTGGGCCTGTCGACCCTCACGCCGGCGGCGGCGTCCCTGGCCGCGGAATCCCTGCTGGTCTTCTCGGGCCTGTGGGGAGCGGTCGGGGTCGAGGACCGCATCCCCTCCTACCGCTGCTCGATGGGCGTGAAGCTGCCGGGGCTGGGGGCGCTGGGCGCGTTCTGGCGCGAACCGATGGCTTCGGTGATGCCGGAGGCGGCGGGGGAGGGCCTGGTCCTGGACCTGCGGTCCTCGGCGTACGCCTCGGCGTGGAAGCCGAAGGGGGAGGTGGCGGGGCGCACGGCCACGGTCCGCGTGCTGCACTCCCAGATGGTGGCCGGGGTGGAGAAGCGCTCGGTGGTGAGTCACTTCAACAAGGCCACCAAGGGCCGCCTGGTCCGCGACCTCCTGTCGGCGGGTGCGGTCCCCGCGTCGCCGGCGGAGCTGGTGACGGCCCTGCGGGACCTGGGCTTCACGGTGGAGGCCGAAGCCCCCGCGAAGCCGGGCAAGGCCTGGTCCCTCGACGTGGTCGTCACCCAGATCCACTGA
- a CDS encoding MAB_1171c family putative transporter: MKHLEIAILAMLWTVTLWRAPSAVRSVKQRALWTAFAALTVSMTLRLPGVMRTLDDWAGVNNLSTLVKHWLGMIAAGAVVDFVVAIARPETGRRLRARHYAALTAMTAMAVLFAFFVPRPHEMTDFFEETAGNGWATVYYLLFVVYLGIAMATATWLFWGSARHASALWLRTGVRLMGIGTAVGVLYTLLRAGYITSRLAGLTDDTSDIAVDNVTDTLKYLAIGFILIGSSIPAFGVAWRTVQDGRHHRQLQPLWQDLTAVTPDIVLKTGLLRSPRLRLYRRVIEIRDAALTLDAYTAHEVRERAHRAALEAGFDPATSPAAEALWMRAAREGKARGVLPLHGTQEPAACVGIDELDFAAEVLRLIQLARIYHSSVADEFLTATSQEATA; the protein is encoded by the coding sequence GTGAAACACCTCGAAATCGCCATCCTGGCCATGCTCTGGACGGTGACGCTCTGGCGCGCCCCCTCAGCCGTCCGGTCGGTCAAACAGCGCGCCCTGTGGACGGCGTTCGCCGCCCTGACCGTCTCCATGACCCTCCGCCTCCCCGGCGTGATGCGCACCCTGGACGACTGGGCGGGGGTCAACAACCTCTCCACCCTCGTCAAGCACTGGCTGGGCATGATCGCCGCCGGCGCGGTGGTCGACTTCGTCGTCGCCATCGCCCGCCCGGAGACCGGCCGCCGGCTGCGGGCCCGCCACTACGCCGCCCTGACCGCGATGACGGCCATGGCGGTGCTCTTCGCGTTCTTCGTCCCGCGGCCCCACGAGATGACCGACTTCTTCGAGGAGACCGCCGGCAACGGCTGGGCCACGGTCTACTACCTCCTCTTCGTCGTCTACCTCGGCATCGCCATGGCCACCGCCACCTGGCTCTTCTGGGGCAGCGCCCGGCACGCCAGCGCCCTGTGGCTGCGGACCGGCGTCCGCCTCATGGGCATCGGAACCGCCGTCGGCGTGCTCTACACCCTGCTGCGGGCCGGGTACATCACGAGCCGCCTCGCGGGCCTCACGGACGACACCAGCGACATCGCCGTCGACAACGTCACCGACACCCTGAAGTACCTGGCGATCGGCTTCATCCTCATCGGGAGCAGCATCCCGGCCTTCGGCGTGGCCTGGCGCACCGTCCAGGACGGCCGCCACCACCGGCAGCTCCAGCCGCTCTGGCAGGACCTGACCGCGGTCACCCCCGACATCGTCCTGAAGACCGGCCTCCTGCGCAGCCCGCGCCTGCGGCTGTACCGGCGGGTGATCGAGATCCGCGACGCCGCCCTGACCCTGGACGCCTACACCGCCCACGAGGTCCGCGAGCGCGCGCACCGCGCCGCCCTGGAGGCGGGGTTCGACCCGGCGACGAGCCCGGCGGCCGAAGCCCTGTGGATGCGGGCGGCCCGCGAGGGCAAGGCCCGTGGGGTCCTGCCGCTCCACGGCACCCAGGAGCCGGCGGCCTGCGTCGGCATTGACGAACTCGACTTCGCCGCGGAAGTGCTGCGGCTCATCCAGCTCGCCCGGATCTACCACTCCTCCGTGGCCGACGAATTCCTCACCGCGACCAGCCAGGAGGCCACGGCGTGA
- a CDS encoding XRE family transcriptional regulator yields MGEETPTDRRDTMGDRLGFLIETIHPAGRGPYTYQEIAEGTKKLSGPSVSHGTVQTIRLNNNPNPGIDSIRAIANFFGVTVGYLADGENAQAIEQRIEERIARLREEMGKAAAADEFAQVLEDEQVKAAAFRLSGLSAGSMRSVTGLIKQLRKAEGLPDVKPRRRRGKDS; encoded by the coding sequence ATGGGTGAGGAGACCCCCACCGACCGGCGGGACACCATGGGTGACCGCCTCGGCTTCTTGATCGAGACGATCCATCCGGCGGGCCGCGGGCCGTACACGTACCAGGAGATCGCCGAGGGCACCAAGAAGCTGTCCGGACCCTCCGTCTCGCACGGCACGGTCCAGACCATCCGCCTGAACAACAACCCGAACCCGGGCATCGACTCGATCCGCGCGATCGCCAACTTCTTCGGCGTCACCGTCGGGTACCTGGCCGACGGCGAGAACGCCCAGGCGATCGAGCAGCGGATCGAGGAACGGATCGCGCGGCTGCGCGAGGAGATGGGCAAGGCCGCCGCGGCGGACGAGTTCGCCCAGGTCCTCGAGGACGAGCAGGTCAAGGCCGCGGCCTTCCGCCTCAGCGGGCTGTCCGCCGGGTCCATGCGGTCCGTCACCGGCCTGATCAAGCAGCTCCGGAAGGCCGAAGGACTGCCGGACGTGAAGCCCCGGCGCCGCCGCGGCAAGGACTCCTGA